TTAACAGTTCCTTTGCAGCTAGCGGATAAAGACTATACTCTTACCGTTGCCGAAATAGAAGTATTTAATAGATTGGAAGAACATCTAGAACAATCTTTAAACGACGAACTCTGTCGTCAGTGCGATCGCTGTTTGCCCTGTCCCGAACAAATTAACATTCCCGAAGTGCTAAGACTCCGCAATCTAGCCGTAGCCTATAAGATGACAGATTACGGTCGATATCGCTATCGAATGTTAGAAAATGCGGGACATTGGTTTCCAGGCTCTAAAGGTAATCGCTGCACCGAATGTGGTGATTGTTTGCCTCGTTGTCCAGAAAACTTAAATATACCTTTTTTAGTTAAAGATACTCATAGCAGATTAAATGGTTCCCCTCGCCGTCGCTTGTGGGAAGAAAATTAATAGCTAATCTGTAGGGTGACAGAAGCGCGTACGGTTTGTTCTCCACCGATTACAGGGGTACTAGGTTCGGCTGCATCTGCACTCATTAGTCTTTCTGCTTGGATAAGCTTTGGTTCGGGAACATTAGCACCATTAATTTGAATGCTGACGATCTCTTCAGGACTAAAATTAAGAGTTTCTAAAACCGCCTCTGCTTGCGATCGCGCATCAATAGTTGCCTGACGCAAAGCCTCTTTTTGTGCCTCAGAAATGGCTGTGTCAGTTGCGGTAAAACTTACGCGATCGATACGAGTAGCACCTGCTTCCACCGCTTCATCTAATAAATTACCTGCTCGCTCTGTTTCCAAGCGAAAACTGACTGTATTGGTACCGATATATCCGATTAAATTTTGTCGATTGTTACTGTAATCATAATTTGGCTGTAGCTGTATACCAGTAGTTTGTAACTGTTCTACTTTAGAAGACTCCAGCAAATCTACTACTGCCGAGGTACGTTTGGCAAGTTCCTGTTGAACTTCGATAGCTGTTTTACCTTTAATTTCTACGCCTAATTCTACTTGGGTTAAAGTTGTAGAAATTTTCTCCATTCCCTCTCCCGTTACTGTTAGCGTTCGCATGAGTTTTTCTTTGGTCAAAGCTGGTTCGACTGAAACTAAATTGAGCAAACTTAAAAGAACCAGCGTAAAGCCAAAACGCCGATAGGGTAAAGCAAGTCTATTCATTTTGTAGTTGTTTCCAATTTTTTTGATACTTAGTACGTATCTGTTGACTGGTTAGCTCTTTTGTTAGTTGCACGTAGGCTAAAATTATTAAATTATAATGTTGGGACATAGGACATATTTGTACGGACGTTCCATCATGCGCACGTTTCATCGTGCAGACGTTTCCAAGGAACGTCCCTATAGGACTCGCAAAATACTAGGGATACTGTCAATCGTGTCGCTATTTTTAATCTCAGCTAATGCTTGGCGAAAATCCCCTTCTATTACATCGTGAGTAACTACGACAATTTCGGCTAGTTTATTGCGGAAGCCAATTTGCACCACCGATTCTAAGCTGACGTTGTGTTTGCCAAAGCAAGTACCCAAATGTCCGATAACTCCAGGAACATCTCGACAGAGAAAACGAGCATAAAAACGAGTTTCGATCGCTTCAGTGGGAGTTAGCTTGCAAAAATCGCTATGAGTAAGACTCAGAAGCGGATCGAGAGTTTTAGTATTGCCATTACTTTTGAGAATGCCGACAATATTAATAATATCTGACGCTACAGCACTGGCAGTAGCACCTTTACCCGCACCAGGACCAAAAAACATTACCTGTCCTAAAGGTTCTCCCTGTACTAAAACTGCGTTATAAACTTCGTTGACGTTAGCCAGAGGATGAGTCTTAGGTACTAAGGTAGGATGAACTCTTACTTGTAAAGAAGGATCGGGTTCTAAATTGGTTTTGGCGATCGCTAACAGCTTGATAACAAAACCTAAATTGTTAGCATAATTAATATCGGTGGCGTTTATTTCCCGAATACCCTCACAAAGAATATCTTCTCGATTGATTCTGCCTCCAAAAGCGATCGAAGCTAAAATGGCAATTTTATCGGCAGCATCCAAACCATCGACATCGGCAGTAGGATCGGCTTCTGCATAACCTAATTGTTGTGCTTCAGCTAGTACTTCTTGAAAATCTACGCCTAATGCTGACATTTGAGTCAGGATATAGTTAGTAGTGCCGTTGACAATACCGATGAGGCTTTGAATGCGATTAACCCCCAAAGATTGCTTGAGTGGTTTAATTATGGGAATTCCACCCCCTACCGCCGCTTCAATTAATACGTATACCCCAGCTTTATTGGCTGCGGTATAGATTTCATCTCCATGACGAGCGATTACGGCTTTATTGGCAGTAACGATGTGTTTGCCATTAGCAATAGCTTTAAGAATTAGCGATCGCGCTGGTTCTAATCCTCCAAGCAACTCTACAACAATATCAATTTCAGGATTGGTAACGAGGGTTTCTAAATCTGTAGTCAAAGTTCCCGCTGGCAATTCAACCTCTCGGGGTTTATCGAGCGATCGCACACCTACCCGCTCGATTTTAATCTCATTTAACAGCGTATTGCGCCCTGAAGTATCTAATAAAATTTCAGCCGTACCCGTACCAACGGTTCCCAATCCTAGTAAGCCAATCTTGAAAGCCACAGTTACTTAAAATTCCTGATAGTGTAACTTTATCTAGATTAGCGGTAATAGGTACGATTGGCTATGGAGAGTTACTTCCTGTAATTTTAATGCGGTAGCTATTGTTGGCGTTTTCTCGATAAGAACCAATCCAAACTTCATAAATGCCAGGTTGCCATTGCCCTTCAATCATAGGATTGGCACTTTCGGCATCATCGTTACACCAAACACCACCTGGACCTTTAATTAAAATAGTTGTATCTGCGCTACTTTCAACTTCTACTTTTAAAAAGTCAAAGAAAGAATTGAGTTTAAAAATATGATTTGGCTGGCGATGAACGAAACCATCACAATACCCCGTAGCAGTATTTTCAGTTCTAACTACCTCTGCTGCTGAGGAATTTCCGCCGCTAATACCTTCAAGGGTCATCGGACTAGAAATAAATTGGCGGTCTATAATTACTTCCTCAATTCGATTTTGAGCTAATGTCGAAGTATTACAGCTAAGAATSGAGCCGATAAACAATAACCAGTAAAGTTTAATAAATGCTTGTTTATTTAAATTTAAGTCGAGCGATGACTTTATTTTATCAATCGCCAGGCGACGGTAATTATTAAGGTAGTACAATGGCTAAACGTAAATTAAATTTAGAAATTTACTGAAAATTTATTATTTACTGCTAGACGTTATTATTAAAAGGCTTGTTCCAAATACACTACTCTTAGTAAAAAGACGTTGCATCATATTGGATGGTGATAATAATTGACGGGGAGACGCAGGGAATAATTTGAATGTTGCTGAAAAAATTATCCCCCAACTATGAGATGTCAGTAAAAATACTAAAAACTGCCATAGTCTACACACAATGTTAGTTTTCCTCGATAATTAATAACTGTTCTCGATCGAATACCAATCTATCCTTGTTAAATTCTAGTTTTGAACCATTTCAACCACTTGCAGCGATCGCTACCAATCAAACAGCCGCTCGAATTCTGCAACCTTTGTGTCAAACTACGGAAGCAACTTTATGGCTACCCGAATCTGTAGAAAAGACACAAAATGCCCAATATTACCATTCAAGTCTTAAAAAACATCTTACTTCAATTTGGACATCTCACAAAGCAATTGTTTTTTGTCTGGCTGCTGGTGCGGTAGTGCGCTTAATTGCTCCATTATTAGCAGACAAACAAAACGATCCTGCAATAGTAGTTATCGATAGCTTGGGGCGTTATGTTATAAGTCTATGTGGCGGACATCAAGGCGGTGCAGACTTACTGACCCAACTGATTGCCGATACTATCGGAGCGGTACCAGTAGTTACGGGAGCGGCTAGCAGTTGCAAATTACCCGCGATCGATACTCTAGGTGTTCCTTACGGTTGGCGTAAAGGTGAGGGAGACTGGACGGGAGTAATGGCAGCAGCAGCCAGAGGCGAAACCGTACAGGTAATTCAAGAAGTGGGTAATACACTATGGCAAGAACATCTCCCAGAGCAACATTCGTTTAGTTTTGACTTTTCTGAAATTAAGCCTCAGGCTCGTATTTGGATAAGTCTTACCCAAAGAAAATTTGCCCCTAAGTCTGATTTTCCCAAAGTACAGTGGCATCCTAGAGTCTTGTGGGTAGGTATTGGTTGCGAGAGAGGTACTTCTAGGCAATTAATAGAAACGGCTATTAATACCACTTGTCAGAAATATCATCTAGCTAAAGACGCGATCGCGGGAATTGCCAGTATCGATATTAAATCCGACGAAACGGGAATTTTAGAACTATGTGGCAATCTTTCCCTGCCGTTTAAAACTTTTACTGCCGAACAGTTACGTCAGGTGACAGTACCTACACCTTCTAATGTTGTGGCTAATGAAGTTGGTACGCCAAGCGTTGCCGAAGCTGCTGCTATCTTGGCAGCTAATAACCAAGAATTGCTAGTTACCAAACAGATATTTAAAGGCGATAACGAACCTGGAGCGGTTACTGTAGCGATCGCGCAAGCCGAGCTAGAATATACGGGACGTACTGGCAAACTGTTTTTAGTCGGTATTGGTCCTGGTAGTTTAGATCAAATTACGCCTGCGGCAAAAACTGCGATTACCTCTGCCGATGCAATTATCGGTTACTCTCTCTATACCGAATTAATTGAACCCTTACAGCGTGTAGGACAAATTATTGAATCTTTACCCATTACTCAAGAAAAACAAAGAGCGCGACGAGCTATAGAACTAGCGCAGTGGGGTTTAACTGTTGCCGTGATTTCTTCTGGTGACTGTGGTATCTACGGTATGGCAGGTTTGGTGTTAGAAGCTTTACAAGCCGATAACTGGGATGGTAAAACCCCTCAAGTACAAATATTTCCTGGTATTTCCGCTTTACAAGCGGCAGCATCTAGAGCGGGCGCACCTTTAATGCACGATTTTTGTGCTATCAGTCTCAGTGACTTATTGACTCCTTGGGAAGTAATTACCAAACGTCTGCAAGCCGCAGCGCAGGGAGACTTTATTGTGGCAATTTATAACCCGCGATCGCAAAAACGCACCCAGCAAATTATTACCGCACGGGAAATATTTTTACAGCATCGTCCGTCAAATACCCCTGTGGCGATCGTTCGAGAGGCTTATCGAGATAACGAACAAGTTACTTTGACTACATTAGAAAAAATGTTAGAAGCTCCGATAGATATGCTAACCACAGTAATTATCGGCAATAACAATACT
This window of the Myxosarcina sp. GI1 genome carries:
- a CDS encoding SIMPL domain-containing protein; its protein translation is MNRLALPYRRFGFTLVLLSLLNLVSVEPALTKEKLMRTLTVTGEGMEKISTTLTQVELGVEIKGKTAIEVQQELAKRTSAVVDLLESSKVEQLQTTGIQLQPNYDYSNNRQNLIGYIGTNTVSFRLETERAGNLLDEAVEAGATRIDRVSFTATDTAISEAQKEALRQATIDARSQAEAVLETLNFSPEEIVSIQINGANVPEPKLIQAERLMSADAAEPSTPVIGGEQTVRASVTLQISY
- the cobJ gene encoding precorrin-3B C(17)-methyltransferase; this encodes MLNSSFEPFQPLAAIATNQTAARILQPLCQTTEATLWLPESVEKTQNAQYYHSSLKKHLTSIWTSHKAIVFCLAAGAVVRLIAPLLADKQNDPAIVVIDSLGRYVISLCGGHQGGADLLTQLIADTIGAVPVVTGAASSCKLPAIDTLGVPYGWRKGEGDWTGVMAAAARGETVQVIQEVGNTLWQEHLPEQHSFSFDFSEIKPQARIWISLTQRKFAPKSDFPKVQWHPRVLWVGIGCERGTSRQLIETAINTTCQKYHLAKDAIAGIASIDIKSDETGILELCGNLSLPFKTFTAEQLRQVTVPTPSNVVANEVGTPSVAEAAAILAANNQELLVTKQIFKGDNEPGAVTVAIAQAELEYTGRTGKLFLVGIGPGSLDQITPAAKTAITSADAIIGYSLYTELIEPLQRVGQIIESLPITQEKQRARRAIELAQWGLTVAVISSGDCGIYGMAGLVLEALQADNWDGKTPQVQIFPGISALQAAASRAGAPLMHDFCAISLSDLLTPWEVITKRLQAAAQGDFIVAIYNPRSQKRTQQIITAREIFLQHRPSNTPVAIVREAYRDNEQVTLTTLEKMLEAPIDMLTTVIIGNNNTRNYANWMITPRGYSVNV
- a CDS encoding homoserine dehydrogenase, which translates into the protein MAFKIGLLGLGTVGTGTAEILLDTSGRNTLLNEIKIERVGVRSLDKPREVELPAGTLTTDLETLVTNPEIDIVVELLGGLEPARSLILKAIANGKHIVTANKAVIARHGDEIYTAANKAGVYVLIEAAVGGGIPIIKPLKQSLGVNRIQSLIGIVNGTTNYILTQMSALGVDFQEVLAEAQQLGYAEADPTADVDGLDAADKIAILASIAFGGRINREDILCEGIREINATDINYANNLGFVIKLLAIAKTNLEPDPSLQVRVHPTLVPKTHPLANVNEVYNAVLVQGEPLGQVMFFGPGAGKGATASAVASDIINIVGILKSNGNTKTLDPLLSLTHSDFCKLTPTEAIETRFYARFLCRDVPGVIGHLGTCFGKHNVSLESVVQIGFRNKLAEIVVVTHDVIEGDFRQALAEIKNSDTIDSIPSILRVL